From the genome of Virgibacillus siamensis, one region includes:
- a CDS encoding TraB/GumN family protein, translating into MPEENITRIDLDGKELILIGTAHVSKHSAEQVKDVIDREQPDSVCIELDAQRYQSMMDGNKWKDMDIFKVIKEKKATLLLMNLAISSFQKRMAKQFGINAGQEMMQGIQSAEETGAELVLADRNIQITFSRIWRNIGLRGKGVLLMQVIGSIFSKETITEEELEKMKEQDMLNSMLQEFTEHFPKLKTPLIDERDQYLSQKIKDAPGDKVVAVLGAAHVPGIKQEINRDHDLDKLNQLPPKSKVPKIIGWTIPVIIIAMIIFTFNVNPSAGLQQTITWVLWNGSLSALGVAIALGHPLAILTAFVAAPITSLDPITAAGWFAGFVQAYFRRPHVSDFEKLADDVFSLKGFWHNKVTRILLVVVMANLGSSLGTFIGGADVVRLFFQNL; encoded by the coding sequence ATGCCGGAAGAGAACATTACGCGAATAGATTTGGATGGAAAAGAATTGATTTTGATTGGTACAGCCCACGTATCGAAACATAGTGCGGAACAGGTGAAGGATGTCATTGATCGTGAGCAGCCGGATTCTGTCTGTATTGAATTGGATGCACAGCGGTATCAATCGATGATGGATGGCAATAAGTGGAAGGATATGGACATCTTTAAAGTGATTAAGGAAAAGAAGGCAACATTGCTTTTAATGAATTTGGCCATTTCTTCCTTTCAGAAACGGATGGCGAAACAATTTGGCATTAATGCCGGTCAGGAAATGATGCAGGGAATTCAGTCTGCTGAGGAAACGGGTGCAGAGCTTGTGCTTGCTGACAGGAACATTCAAATAACCTTTTCACGCATTTGGCGCAATATCGGATTGCGGGGCAAAGGGGTTCTCCTGATGCAGGTGATTGGAAGTATTTTCAGTAAGGAAACGATTACGGAAGAAGAACTGGAGAAAATGAAGGAACAGGATATGCTTAATTCCATGCTGCAGGAGTTTACTGAGCATTTTCCGAAGCTGAAGACGCCGTTAATTGATGAGCGGGATCAGTATCTGTCGCAGAAAATTAAGGATGCACCCGGAGATAAGGTTGTTGCTGTGCTTGGTGCGGCACATGTTCCCGGGATCAAGCAGGAGATTAACCGGGATCATGATTTGGACAAGCTGAACCAACTCCCGCCGAAATCAAAAGTACCAAAAATAATTGGCTGGACAATACCGGTCATCATTATTGCCATGATTATTTTTACGTTTAACGTTAATCCGTCAGCAGGTTTGCAGCAAACCATTACATGGGTGCTCTGGAATGGGTCATTATCCGCACTTGGTGTTGCGATTGCCTTGGGACATCCGCTGGCAATTCTGACGGCTTTTGTGGCAGCGCCAATAACATCGCTCGATCCGATAACCGCTGCCGGCTGGTTTGCAGGGTTTGTGCAAGCCTATTTTCGCCGGCCTCATGTATCCGATTTTGAGAAGCTGGCAGATGACGTCTTCAGTCTAAAAGGGTTTTGGCACAACAAAGTAACCCGGATACTGCTCGTAGTTGTCATGGCCAATCTCGGCAGCTCCCTGGGCACCTTTATCGGAGGCGCCGACGTCGTCAGGCTGTTCTTCCAGAATTTATAG
- a CDS encoding YpjP family protein — protein sequence MKVWLRKLSVILIAIMTLGIYVPTAHLNTEADGANEAVSTPSEADSDDTIAVDVSEPSEVDEATSLMHRITGKAKEQTFMKLGTRISDQIDAEFEEDILPKIEASLSMILAEAGNDNLPYYGITEYPSSGFGEKIFNVYDNRTGKDIARFHVRRDNRPLEGYWFNFHYHLHNDGFETHHEIGEIYWDKNIPPKWMS from the coding sequence ATGAAGGTCTGGCTTCGGAAATTATCGGTTATTTTAATAGCAATTATGACGCTCGGAATTTATGTTCCGACTGCTCATCTGAATACGGAAGCTGACGGGGCAAATGAAGCAGTCAGTACACCTTCCGAGGCGGATTCCGACGATACGATTGCTGTTGATGTATCAGAGCCCTCCGAAGTGGATGAGGCCACCTCCCTGATGCATCGGATTACCGGGAAGGCGAAAGAACAAACCTTTATGAAACTGGGAACGCGAATCAGCGACCAAATAGATGCTGAATTTGAAGAAGATATTTTACCAAAAATTGAAGCATCCCTCAGCATGATTCTGGCGGAAGCGGGAAATGATAATCTCCCATACTATGGAATAACCGAATACCCTTCAAGCGGTTTCGGCGAAAAAATTTTCAATGTATATGATAACCGGACCGGCAAAGATATAGCCAGATTTCATGTGCGACGTGATAATCGGCCGCTGGAGGGATACTGGTTCAATTTTCATTATCATTTACACAATGATGGGTTCGAAACGCATCACGAAATCGGGGAGATCTACTGGGATAAAAATATTCCGCCGAAATGGATGTCCTGA
- the cbpA gene encoding cyclic di-AMP binding protein CbpA codes for MLVKNDYVQKRDVVYVKETDQMDDVLKKLEESGYRCIPVLDESGSKFVGNIYKVHLLEYEKEHALSEPVKALVKDSDGYVKEDDAFFRVFAAIKRLPYLALLSDDDEFKGIVTNGNVIQVLENAWGANNGSYSLTIGTIEYSGALRKMLKIVNKYCNVQSVISLNNNSLYVRRVCIVLPEEVTEDTMNKVTRDLEKGNFTVTDVEQLN; via the coding sequence ATGCTCGTTAAAAATGATTATGTGCAAAAACGTGATGTTGTTTATGTAAAAGAAACTGACCAAATGGATGACGTTTTGAAAAAGCTGGAGGAATCGGGATACCGCTGTATTCCCGTATTGGATGAGTCCGGCAGCAAATTTGTCGGCAATATATATAAGGTTCACTTGCTCGAATATGAAAAGGAACACGCCTTGAGTGAACCGGTTAAAGCTCTTGTGAAAGATTCGGATGGCTATGTAAAGGAAGATGATGCTTTCTTCCGTGTATTTGCCGCCATCAAGCGACTGCCATATTTGGCATTGCTCAGCGACGATGATGAATTCAAAGGTATTGTTACGAACGGAAATGTCATTCAGGTACTGGAAAATGCGTGGGGAGCAAACAATGGAAGTTATTCATTGACCATCGGCACTATCGAATATTCCGGTGCATTACGGAAGATGCTTAAAATCGTTAACAAATACTGCAACGTGCAAAGTGTTATTTCACTAAATAACAATTCCCTGTATGTCCGGCGCGTCTGCATTGTACTGCCGGAAGAAGTAACAGAAGACACAATGAATAAGGTTACCCGTGATCTGGAAAAAGGTAATTTCACCGTAACGGACGTTGAGCAACTGAATTAG
- the gdhA gene encoding NADP-specific glutamate dehydrogenase, whose protein sequence is MKALDGKQETKSNRATEYAEQVFETVKARNPHEPEFLQAVKEIIDSLIPVFEKNPKYMDYSILDRMVEPDRIISFRVPWVDDLGNVQVNRGFRVQFNNAIGPYKGGLRFHPSVNNSIIKFLGFEQIFKNSLTGQPIGGAKGGSDFDPKGKSELEIMRFTQSFMTELSKHIGPDTDVPAGDIGVGAREIGFMFGQFKKMRSRFEPGVLTGKGIDFGGSLARTEATGYGVVYFIQEMLQHNDLDLKDKTVVISGSGNVSIYAIEKAQQLGANVIACSDSDGFIVDTDGICLETVKRLKETGDERICEYVKEHSNAHYSDNCTDIWDIPCDIALPCATQNELDEDAARKLIANNVKAIGEGANMPCTHAAVDLFLEEGVLFAPGKAANAGGVAVSALEMAQNSSKISWTFEEVDFKLQEIMKDIYQKSMGSAEEYGTSGNLVAGANIAGFLKVADAMIAQGVV, encoded by the coding sequence ATGAAAGCATTAGACGGTAAGCAGGAAACCAAAAGCAATCGCGCAACAGAATATGCGGAACAAGTTTTTGAAACAGTAAAGGCGCGTAATCCGCATGAACCGGAATTTTTACAGGCAGTGAAGGAAATTATTGATTCCCTTATCCCCGTATTTGAAAAAAATCCAAAATATATGGATTACAGTATTCTGGACCGCATGGTGGAACCGGACCGGATTATTTCATTCAGAGTGCCATGGGTTGATGATTTAGGCAATGTACAGGTGAACCGTGGATTTCGGGTACAATTCAACAATGCGATCGGACCGTATAAAGGCGGCCTCCGTTTTCATCCTTCAGTCAATAACAGCATCATAAAATTTCTCGGATTTGAACAGATTTTTAAAAACTCCCTGACCGGTCAGCCCATTGGAGGTGCCAAGGGTGGGTCAGACTTTGACCCGAAAGGAAAGTCTGAACTGGAAATCATGCGGTTTACGCAAAGTTTTATGACAGAATTATCAAAACATATTGGTCCGGATACCGATGTGCCTGCCGGTGATATCGGTGTTGGCGCCAGGGAAATCGGGTTCATGTTCGGCCAGTTCAAAAAAATGCGCAGCAGATTCGAGCCCGGAGTTCTGACCGGAAAAGGCATCGATTTCGGCGGAAGCCTGGCACGTACAGAAGCAACCGGATACGGTGTTGTTTATTTCATACAGGAAATGCTGCAGCATAATGATCTTGACCTTAAGGATAAAACAGTTGTTATTTCCGGATCTGGCAATGTTTCGATTTATGCAATTGAAAAAGCCCAGCAACTGGGAGCAAATGTCATCGCATGCAGTGACTCAGACGGTTTCATCGTTGACACGGATGGTATTTGTCTTGAAACTGTTAAGCGACTGAAAGAAACCGGCGACGAACGAATCTGTGAATATGTAAAAGAACATTCGAATGCGCATTATTCCGATAACTGTACAGATATTTGGGATATTCCATGTGACATTGCCTTGCCTTGTGCGACACAAAATGAGCTGGATGAGGATGCGGCTCGTAAACTGATCGCCAACAATGTTAAGGCAATCGGTGAAGGAGCGAACATGCCATGTACACACGCAGCTGTTGATTTGTTCCTTGAGGAAGGTGTTCTTTTCGCACCTGGAAAAGCAGCCAATGCCGGTGGTGTGGCAGTCTCTGCTTTGGAGATGGCCCAAAACAGCAGTAAAATTTCCTGGACCTTTGAAGAAGTGGATTTCAAGCTGCAGGAAATCATGAAAGATATTTATCAGAAAAGCATGGGCTCCGCGGAGGAGTATGGAACTTCCGGAAATCTGGTAGCAGGTGCAAATATCGCAGGATTTCTTAAAGTAGCCGATGCCATGATTGCCCAGGGCGTTGTATAA
- a CDS encoding DinB family protein → MSTRNEIVEGWLKHRFVVHDLLKLVDDKDVEFKPWDGAYTLGGLAVHIATSMDMFVKTVLNGTFTPPQKEDDFKTIADVREIVSKYTTITTRDLKSLSKTQLTEEVEFNKESAPGSFWLSNAIDHEVHHKGQLFTYVRMTGAEKVPFFMKHPSELR, encoded by the coding sequence ATGAGCACAAGGAATGAGATTGTGGAAGGCTGGCTGAAGCATCGATTCGTAGTACACGATCTGCTGAAGCTGGTTGATGATAAGGATGTGGAATTTAAACCGTGGGATGGTGCATATACGCTTGGCGGACTGGCAGTACATATTGCAACATCAATGGATATGTTTGTCAAAACGGTGTTGAACGGTACATTCACTCCGCCGCAAAAGGAAGATGATTTTAAAACCATTGCGGACGTACGTGAAATTGTCAGTAAGTATACAACGATAACGACAAGGGATTTAAAGTCACTTTCTAAAACGCAGCTGACAGAGGAAGTGGAATTTAATAAGGAAAGTGCTCCGGGGAGTTTTTGGCTGTCCAATGCCATTGACCATGAAGTGCATCACAAAGGCCAGCTGTTTACGTATGTACGGATGACCGGCGCGGAAAAGGTGCCATTCTTCATGAAACATCCGTCTGAATTACGGTAA
- a CDS encoding DUF346 domain-containing protein yields the protein MYQYPNYNQSYDPTYYHAVPSAPMDMRQQPSLQQVMQTIRTEHSDLYTQLEREGLNRGLSDYLFSLVAGYTLNQGNTNQSANQIYNQFQSQVPWIGFLFNYYPISKNRLDQVLIRIIQIVLNLIGGGGGGETGQGWSGWESLGGTLTSAPAVSSWQPNRLDVFARGTGDNLYHKWWNGRNWSGWDNLDGSLTSAPAAVSWGPNRIDVFARGTGNRLYHRWWNGRSWSDWENLGGTLTSSPAVSSRRPNQLDVFVRGSGNNLYMRSWNGSNWGDWVNLGGNLTSEPAAVSWNPNRIDVFARGQNNQLIHKWWNGRNWSDWESLGGTLTSGPAVSSRRPNQLDVFVRGTGNRLYKRTWNGSSWSNWENLGGNLTSSPAAVSWGPNRTDVFARGQNQDLIHLYRNQ from the coding sequence ATGTATCAATATCCAAATTACAATCAGTCGTACGATCCGACATATTATCATGCAGTTCCATCTGCCCCAATGGATATGCGACAGCAGCCCAGTCTGCAGCAAGTGATGCAAACCATCCGTACTGAGCACAGTGATTTATACACACAACTTGAGCGGGAAGGACTGAACCGGGGACTATCTGATTATCTTTTTTCCCTTGTAGCCGGGTATACACTCAACCAAGGTAATACAAACCAGTCTGCAAACCAAATTTACAATCAATTCCAGTCACAGGTGCCATGGATCGGGTTTCTGTTTAACTATTATCCGATTTCCAAAAACCGGCTGGACCAGGTTCTCATCCGAATTATTCAGATTGTGCTGAATTTGATTGGCGGAGGCGGCGGCGGTGAGACCGGTCAAGGCTGGAGCGGCTGGGAAAGCCTTGGCGGTACACTTACATCCGCTCCTGCCGTTTCCTCATGGCAGCCAAACCGCCTTGATGTGTTTGCACGGGGCACCGGCGACAATCTTTATCATAAATGGTGGAATGGACGCAACTGGAGCGGCTGGGATAATCTTGATGGATCACTCACTTCTGCACCAGCCGCTGTTTCCTGGGGGCCAAACCGGATTGATGTGTTTGCCAGAGGCACCGGTAACAGACTTTATCACAGATGGTGGAACGGCCGCAGCTGGAGTGATTGGGAAAACCTCGGCGGAACATTAACGAGCAGCCCGGCCGTGTCTTCACGCAGGCCAAATCAATTAGATGTGTTTGTCAGAGGATCGGGTAACAATCTTTATATGAGGTCGTGGAACGGTTCAAATTGGGGAGACTGGGTCAATTTAGGCGGCAATCTCACTTCCGAACCGGCAGCTGTATCATGGAATCCAAACCGGATTGATGTATTTGCCAGAGGACAAAATAACCAATTAATCCATAAATGGTGGAATGGACGCAATTGGAGCGATTGGGAGAGCCTTGGCGGTACTTTAACAAGCGGTCCGGCTGTGTCATCCCGAAGACCAAATCAACTGGACGTATTTGTAAGAGGCACAGGCAACAGACTTTACAAACGAACGTGGAATGGTTCCAGCTGGTCCAATTGGGAGAATCTCGGCGGCAATTTAACTTCCTCGCCTGCAGCCGTATCATGGGGGCCAAACCGAACCGATGTATTTGCACGCGGACAGAACCAGGATTTAATCCATCTGTACCGCAATCAGTAA
- a CDS encoding undecaprenyl-diphosphatase, with protein MNIHEWNVELFRMINNLGKDIAFLNPAVTFIAEYMVLFLALGVLIMWFTGNKRIRMMVICAGIAFIVAEIAAEIAGLLYSNHQPFAELANVNQLIAHEIDNSFPSDHTILFFSFCTMFFLFYKRSGVLWLLLASIVGLSRIWAGVHYPGDVLTGALIGIAAALAMYLLVSNTEFMWNILKRYESIERRIVPAKVKSKGDE; from the coding sequence ATGAATATACATGAATGGAATGTTGAACTCTTCCGGATGATCAATAATTTAGGCAAAGACATAGCCTTTTTGAATCCAGCAGTCACTTTCATTGCGGAATATATGGTGCTTTTTCTAGCACTTGGGGTTCTGATTATGTGGTTTACGGGAAACAAACGAATCCGGATGATGGTTATTTGTGCAGGTATCGCGTTCATAGTTGCTGAAATTGCTGCGGAAATCGCAGGGCTCTTGTACAGCAACCACCAGCCATTTGCGGAACTTGCCAATGTAAATCAATTAATAGCTCATGAGATAGATAACTCGTTTCCAAGCGACCATACCATTCTATTTTTCTCATTCTGTACGATGTTTTTCCTTTTCTATAAACGAAGCGGCGTCCTTTGGTTGCTGCTGGCATCAATAGTAGGTCTGTCACGTATTTGGGCCGGTGTTCACTATCCTGGGGATGTCCTTACAGGGGCACTGATCGGAATTGCAGCTGCGTTGGCAATGTATCTGCTCGTATCCAACACCGAATTTATGTGGAACATATTGAAACGCTATGAATCTATTGAGCGGCGGATTGTCCCGGCGAAAGTTAAGTCAAAGGGGGACGAATAG
- a CDS encoding NUDIX hydrolase, which yields MDLEAIQHKLEKHSPTVLGIEQFSKYAVLLPLIQRENGIHVLFEVRSHKMRRQPGEICFPGGRMDPVDKTDQDTAVRETSEELGIDAGQITNVAPLDFLITPFGMIIYPHAGQIHHPEAIQPNPSEVDEVFEVPLSFFLENPPKVHYVQARMEPEADFPVELLPGGEDYDWRPRKIEELFYVYGDKVIWGLTAKILTHFVGLIR from the coding sequence ATGGATTTGGAAGCCATACAGCATAAATTGGAAAAGCACTCCCCCACCGTATTGGGTATTGAGCAATTTTCCAAGTATGCGGTTTTGCTGCCGCTTATACAAAGAGAAAATGGGATTCATGTTTTATTTGAAGTCCGTTCACACAAAATGCGGCGACAGCCAGGGGAGATTTGTTTTCCGGGAGGGCGAATGGATCCGGTAGATAAAACCGACCAGGACACCGCCGTTCGGGAAACATCCGAAGAACTGGGGATCGATGCGGGACAGATTACCAATGTTGCTCCGCTTGATTTTCTGATTACTCCTTTTGGAATGATTATTTATCCGCATGCAGGGCAGATTCACCATCCGGAAGCTATCCAGCCGAACCCCTCCGAAGTCGATGAAGTGTTCGAGGTACCACTGTCCTTTTTCCTGGAAAATCCACCTAAAGTGCATTATGTACAGGCCAGGATGGAACCGGAAGCAGATTTTCCTGTGGAGCTTTTGCCGGGCGGGGAAGATTATGATTGGCGCCCACGGAAAATAGAGGAATTATTTTATGTGTACGGGGATAAAGTAATCTGGGGGCTGACTGCTAAAATATTGACTCATTTTGTGGGGCTGATTCGGTGA
- a CDS encoding MFS transporter: MKNTIKKPWLLVFTISLGTLLNPLNSSMISVALTRLQHVLDLSFASATWLISIFYLVSAVGQPVMGKLGDMFGQKKLFLTGLVLVAMSSALAPLIANFGWLLGCRALQALGSSSLFPSGMSMVRNYITTGQARALSVLAVFSSVSAAFGPTIGGFLIEGFDWEAIFLVNLPFIVVSFLMALFILPKQSGGKLTLGRIDFGGIGLFTVFIVFLILFLLSLKGEIRYWTMPIFIAATVLFYFYEKRQTEPFIDLSALKSNKNVLLVYAQFISINLVYYCYFYGLPTFLQQVRHYSGGTTGLIMLAMAGFGVIVAPLAGRWIDLHGSKPAVLSGAIALTAGTALLLTVHETTPLLGLLGVMSVIGISNGFNNIGMQTSLFRFADPEKTGAASGLFQTSRYLGAILSTALLGIFFNDTIDVAHFHIVAAISLVFCAFTLFLSIRMPRDTAVQN; encoded by the coding sequence ATGAAAAACACGATTAAAAAACCTTGGCTGCTCGTTTTCACCATCAGCCTCGGCACATTGCTCAATCCATTAAACTCATCAATGATCTCAGTAGCACTCACCCGGCTCCAGCATGTACTGGATCTTTCTTTTGCCAGTGCAACATGGCTGATCTCCATTTTCTATCTGGTCAGTGCTGTCGGGCAGCCTGTCATGGGAAAGCTTGGGGATATGTTCGGGCAGAAAAAACTATTTTTGACCGGACTGGTTCTTGTCGCCATGTCTTCCGCTCTTGCACCATTAATCGCAAATTTCGGCTGGCTGCTCGGATGCCGTGCACTGCAGGCACTTGGAAGTTCATCCCTGTTCCCGAGTGGAATGTCCATGGTACGCAATTACATCACCACGGGACAAGCCCGGGCACTGTCCGTGCTGGCCGTTTTTTCATCCGTTTCTGCAGCGTTTGGGCCAACAATCGGCGGTTTTCTTATCGAAGGATTTGACTGGGAAGCAATTTTTCTCGTAAACCTGCCATTCATTGTTGTTTCATTCCTGATGGCACTGTTTATTTTGCCAAAACAGAGCGGCGGTAAACTGACACTTGGCCGGATAGATTTTGGCGGAATTGGTTTATTTACAGTTTTCATTGTCTTTTTGATCCTGTTTCTGCTTTCCTTAAAAGGAGAAATACGGTACTGGACGATGCCGATTTTCATAGCCGCTACGGTTTTATTTTATTTTTATGAAAAACGGCAAACAGAACCGTTCATTGATCTCAGTGCATTAAAAAGCAATAAAAATGTACTGCTCGTCTATGCACAGTTCATCAGCATTAACCTGGTCTACTACTGTTACTTTTACGGACTGCCAACCTTTCTGCAGCAGGTCCGGCATTACAGCGGGGGAACGACCGGGCTGATTATGCTGGCAATGGCCGGATTTGGTGTCATTGTGGCACCGCTCGCAGGCAGGTGGATTGATTTGCATGGATCGAAACCGGCAGTACTGTCAGGTGCAATCGCCCTGACGGCTGGAACGGCACTTCTTCTGACTGTGCATGAAACAACACCATTGCTTGGACTGCTCGGCGTAATGTCTGTCATCGGTATCAGCAACGGCTTTAACAATATAGGTATGCAGACATCCTTATTCCGATTCGCTGATCCGGAAAAAACGGGTGCTGCCTCCGGATTATTCCAAACAAGCCGCTATTTGGGAGCAATTTTATCGACGGCGCTGCTCGGTATATTTTTTAACGACACTATCGATGTGGCACACTTTCATATTGTAGCAGCCATCAGCCTGGTATTTTGCGCATTCACCCTGTTTCTTTCCATCCGGATGCCGCGTGATACCGCTGTACAAAACTGA
- a CDS encoding 3-hydroxybutyrate dehydrogenase codes for MDKILNQKVAFVTGAASGIGLEVAREFAEQGAKVVISDLKEDAAHQAAEELKENGHDAMALACDVTNEGQLTAGIDRTIEVYGQLDILVNNAGLQHVAAIEDFPTEKFELMQKIMVTAPFIAIKKVFSIMRKQGYGRIINMASINGVIGFAGKAAYNTAKHGLIGLSKVAALEGAADGITVNALCPGYVDTPLVQNQLQEISETRDIPVEKVMEEVIYPLVPQHRLLDVQEIADYAVFIASSKAKGITGQAVILDGGYTAQ; via the coding sequence ATGGATAAGATTCTGAATCAGAAAGTTGCTTTTGTCACCGGAGCTGCCAGCGGAATTGGCCTTGAGGTTGCCCGGGAATTTGCTGAACAAGGGGCAAAAGTAGTTATTTCCGATTTGAAAGAAGATGCAGCACATCAGGCTGCTGAAGAATTGAAGGAAAACGGGCATGATGCAATGGCACTGGCGTGTGATGTGACCAATGAGGGGCAGCTCACTGCGGGTATTGACAGGACCATTGAAGTGTACGGCCAGCTTGATATTTTGGTGAATAATGCAGGACTGCAGCATGTAGCGGCAATTGAAGATTTTCCAACTGAAAAATTCGAGCTGATGCAAAAGATAATGGTTACTGCACCTTTCATAGCGATAAAAAAAGTTTTTTCGATCATGCGGAAACAAGGATACGGGCGCATTATCAATATGGCATCCATCAATGGTGTCATCGGATTCGCCGGCAAGGCCGCCTACAACACTGCCAAACATGGGCTGATCGGACTGTCAAAAGTCGCCGCGCTGGAAGGTGCAGCTGACGGCATTACCGTAAACGCATTATGTCCCGGTTACGTCGACACCCCGCTCGTGCAAAACCAGCTGCAGGAAATTTCCGAAACAAGGGATATTCCGGTTGAAAAGGTAATGGAAGAAGTCATTTATCCGCTTGTTCCGCAGCACCGGCTCCTTGACGTCCAGGAAATCGCTGATTATGCCGTCTTCATTGCCAGCAGTAAAGCAAAAGGCATCACAGGCCAAGCGGTTATTTTAGATGGCGGGTATACGGCGCAATGA
- a CDS encoding response regulator transcription factor produces the protein MSTILLIEDDRTLFNEIRDRLAQWSYNVHGVRDFGNVIKEFTDIQPDLVIIDITLPKFDGFHWCRLIRSHSNVPIIFLSSRDHPTDMVMSMQMGADDFIQKPFHFDVLIAKVQAILRRVYNYNTEHTIELRTWCGANVNYANNTVANDDGEIELTKNEMFILKVLIEHKNQIVSREELITYLWDDERFVSDNTLTVNVNRLRKKLETLRLGKYIETKVGQGYIALEGEQI, from the coding sequence ATGTCTACGATTTTGCTGATTGAAGATGACAGGACACTTTTTAACGAAATACGCGACCGCTTAGCACAGTGGTCCTATAATGTACATGGCGTCCGGGATTTCGGAAATGTCATCAAGGAGTTCACGGACATCCAGCCTGATTTGGTGATCATCGATATCACCTTGCCCAAATTTGACGGGTTTCATTGGTGCCGGCTGATTCGCTCCCATTCCAATGTGCCGATTATATTTCTGTCATCACGTGACCACCCGACAGATATGGTGATGTCCATGCAGATGGGAGCGGATGATTTCATTCAAAAGCCGTTCCATTTTGATGTGCTGATTGCCAAAGTCCAGGCCATCCTGCGCCGGGTGTACAACTACAACACGGAACATACGATTGAACTCAGAACATGGTGCGGTGCCAACGTCAATTATGCCAATAACACAGTCGCCAATGATGATGGTGAAATCGAGCTTACTAAAAATGAAATGTTTATTTTAAAAGTGCTGATTGAACATAAAAATCAAATCGTCAGCAGAGAGGAACTGATTACCTATCTATGGGATGATGAGCGATTTGTCAGTGACAATACATTAACGGTCAACGTTAACCGGCTGCGCAAAAAGCTGGAAACACTGCGTCTCGGAAAATATATTGAAACCAAAGTCGGACAGGGGTATATCGCGCTGGAAGGGGAACAAATATGA